The nucleotide sequence CAATCTTTCAGGAGTTGAAGCGTTGTACATCGGACGGCGCTCCTGAAATTGTGGAGCGCCCGTTGGAAATCAGGTTGTCAACGAAGCCAATTGTAGGGGCAGTCTAGCTCCAGCTTGTAAGGTGTTTCAGACGGGAGTCGCTGAGTTGCGGCTTCAAACTCGCCGGCCCAAACACTCGCCCCGCTCCGGGTCCCATTGAATGCGGACCCGCAAACGGTCCTTCAGTGCGAGCCAATCGGCATGGTTCATCGGCGCCGATACATCATCCAAGTCCGACGCAACCATCAACCAAAAATGACGATGCCGAGCTTCGTCAAGACGAAGTCGGAGATCAGGATCGAGATCGTCACGGCCACGACCGCGCGCGTGGTCGACTGACCCACGCCTTCGGTGCCTCCGCGCGTGATGAGTCCAAAGTGACAACCGACGATGGCGGTGATCGCGCCGAAGAACGGGCACTTCATGATGCCCATGGCGAAGTCGCGAAAACGAATGGACCCAAGCGCCGTGCGCAGGAAAAACCCCGACGGGATGCCGAACTGCAAGTCGGCGATGAACATCGCCCCGGAAAAACCCAGCACGAGCGCGAGCGCACCGAGCACCGGCATGAGGATCGTGCCCGCCAAAAGCCGCGGCACGACGAGCTTCTTCACAGGGTCCGCACCAAGCGCGCGGATCGCATCGATCTGCTCGGTCACCGCCATCGAACCAACTTCCGCCGCGATGCCCGAACCGATTCGACCTCCAACGATCACCGCCGTGAGCGTCGGCGCAAGCTCGCGCGAGAAGGACAAACCGATGACGCGCCCCGTGTACTCCATGCCGCCGAACTGCTGCAAACTAAAGGCAAATTGCACGGACATGACCATGCCCGTGAACACCGCCGTCGCCACCGCGATGCCAAGCGATCGCACGCCGAGCTGCTCGAGTTGGTAGACCGTTGATTCGAACTCGAACGGTCTGCGAAACATCGCGATGATCGCTTCGTAGAACATGCGACCGATCTGGCCCATGTGAACGAGGAAATTGCCCGTGCGCCGAATGAACTGCATCCACATCGGAGGCGGTGGCGGAGGCAAAGGCAAGTGCCGCGGGCGCTCGCCGCTCGGTCGCTCAGGCTCGGGAGCAACGCTAGTCGTCATCGGCAGACACCGTGGTAAAACCTTGGACAAACTTGCGGAAAGACCCGACGGACTCGGCGAATTCCGCAGGATCGGCGATGTAGTAAAGGTCGTACACGCAGCCGTCTTTCTTCATCACCCACACATCGAACTGCTTGGGCACTCCATCGAGCTTCGCGACGACGACCGTGTGCATCGCTTCGCGTCCGTCGAAAGGAACGGTCTCTTCGAGCACCACTTCGCGCTCGGTGAATTGCAAGAAGAGATGCTGGACGAGCGACCGCAAAGGCACGTCTTCACCGTCGACTTTGCACCTGCCGGACGCAGCGACGAGCGCTCCGCTGGATTCGTCCACGAAGGAAAGTGCCTTGCCATCGACGTCGATGCGCTTCCACGTCGGAGGCGTTTCGGGCACGCGGAACGCGAATCCTTGACCGCGATAGACCGAGCCGCTGAACGACGCGCCCGTGCAGCCCATCGCGCTCACGAGCGCAAAGGCCCAAAGCCACCCGATCGACCGAAATCTCGCTACGTTGCGGATGGCTGCTCCCATCGCGGAGCGGAACCTATCACGCTCGCGCTTGATGACCGCTGGAAACTGTTCGGCATGACCGTCCTGTGACGAAACGTCGCCTTGACTCACCAAGACCAGGGATCTCCGCGCCCTCGACGCGCTGCATCCCTACGCGCTTGGGACCGCTGCGTGCGAAAATGTGACCAGTGTTCGTAGGTTCGGGGCGGTTCTTGGAAAAGAAAGCGAATGAGAATCGCGCCCGCAACGAAGCCCCCAAGGTGCGCGAAAAAAGCAACGCCTCCACCTTGTGAACCGACCGACGCGATGCCGCTGATGAGGTTGACGACGAAATACTGGAGGATGAGAAACCACGCTGGCAGTTCCAGGAAAAACCCAAAGATGAACCAAAGTGGCAAGAATGGATTGATGACGGTGATGGGCGAACGTGGGTAGCGCGATCCGTACGCTGCAAGAACTCCAGAGATTGCGCCCGATGCGCCGACCATGGGAATCGTGGAGCTCGGGTCGACGATGATTTGTGCGAGCGCCGCGAATGCGCCGCAAAGCAGGTAGAACAGAGCGTACTTGAAGTGCCCCAATGCGTCTTCGACGTTGTCGCCGAAGATCCACAGATAAAGCATGTTTCCGCCGATATGGGCGAAACCCGATGGATCATGCGTGAACATGCTCGTCAGGACGCTCGGCAGCGCTGCGACGGGATCACGCATGATGAAGGCGGGAACGAGTCCCCAGTGCGAGACGAGCTCGTGCGCGCGAGCTTCGGCGCCGCGAGCGCCCGCGACCGAGATCAGGGCCTGCATCCAGACGAAGGCGCCGATGTTGATGGCGATGAGCAGCCAGTTGACGATGGGCGGACGTCGAGTGGGCAAGCGATCGCGGATCGGGAGCATGGCCAAGCACCCTTACCATGATTGCGATTGCATAGCCCTTGGCAGACGCCGGTTGCTTGCCGGCGCGAGCGGCGCTAGACGAGTTGCGTCATGCCCCATATCGCCCTGCGCCTATACGACACGATGACCGGAAAACTCGTGCCGCTGGTCCCCAAACGGCCCGGCCAGGTGCGCGTGTATTGTTGCGGTCCGACGACCTACGACATTTCGCACGTCGGGCATGCTCGCGCGGCTCTCGCCCCGGACATCTTGGTGAGGCACTTGCGCGGCCAAGGAATCGACGTGGTGTACACGCGCAACATCACGGACGTGGACGACAAGATCTTGGCGCGTGCGAAGGAAAATAACGAAGCGCCGATGGCGCTGTCGGCGCGCATGGCCGAAGCGTACCGAGAAGACATCGAAGCGCTCGGTTGCAAGCCGCCCGATCACACGCCGCGCGTGTCCGATCACATCGCGGAGATCATTCAGATCATCGAGGTGCTCATCGACAAAGGCGCAGCGTACGCGGTCGACATGCCTGGCGGCGTGAAGGACGTGTATTACGCGGTTCGGACGTTCCGCGAATACGGCAAGCTGTCGCATCGCAACTTGGACGACTTGGTTTCGGGCGCGCGCGTCGAAGTGTCCGAAATCAAGCGTGATCCGCTGGATTTTGCGCTCTGGAAAGGCGCGGCCGCGGATGCGTGGGGTTGGGAAAGTCCGTGGGGCCGAGGGCGTCCGGGCTGGCACATCGAATGCTCGGCGATGGCCGAAAAGTATCTCGGATTTGGCTTCGATGTGCATTGCGGCGGGATGGATCTCGTGTTCCCGCACCACGAAAACGAGATTGCACAGAGTGAAGCGGCACATCCAGGTGAAGGATCATTTGCAAATATTTGGATTCACAACGGATTCGTCAACGTCGACAAAGAAAAAATGGCGAAGTCGCTGGGTAACTTCGTCACGATCCGCGACGTCTACGACCGCAACGATCCCGAAGCATTGCGATATTTCCTGCTGACGGTGCATTACCGCGGGCCCATACAGTTCGAGACGGAGAAACTGGAGGATGGTCGCGTGGTTTTTCCTGGCGTGCTCGAGGCCGAGCGGCGCATGGATTACCTGTACCAAACGATTGGTCGCCTCGTCACGCTCGCAGAGCTGTCCGGGGGCGTGGACGAATCGGGGCCGGCGCAAACGACGCGGATGCCGAAGGAAATGGCGCCGCTCATGGAGCTTGCGTCGACGGCGCGTAGTCGAGTCGATGCGGCGCTCGACGATGACCTCAACACGCCGGTCGCGCTGGCGGTGATTGGTGAAGTGGCTCGAGCGGGCAACGAAGTGGTCGACTTGGCGCAGAAACGTCGCAAGGATCCGGAAGTTGCCAAGAGCGCGCCGCTCGTTGCGCGCATGCTGGCGAGGGCGCTGTGGTCGTGCGTCGAACCGCTCGGCATCATGCAAACGCCGCTCGAAGAATACCGAGCGCGCACGCGCACGCGACGTTTGTCGCTGCTCGGCAAGACCGCCGAGGACATCGATGCGCGCATCGAAGAGCGCAACCAAGCTCGACAAGCAAAGGACTTCGCCCGCTCCGATGCCGTCCGCAAGGAGCTCGAGGCGCTCGGCATCGAAGTTGCCGACGGCCCGACCGGAACGACGTGGCGCATCGGAGCCTAGACGGAGTCGCATCGGAGATTTAGGCTTTCGGGGCCTGACGGGACGGCTCCCTGGGCTCAGGGGTCGTCTCGTCGGCGGAAATCCACTCGAACGGCCGCTCGTCGTTCGCTTTGCAGAAGAACGTTATGGCGCGTGATCTCTACTCGGTCCTCGGTGTTGCAAAAGATGCCGATGAAGACGCGATCAAGAAGGCTTTTCGTAAGCTTGCCGTGCAGTACCACCCCGACAAGAACCCGGGAAAAGCAAGCGAAGCGAAGTTCAAGGAGATCAACCAGGCGTACGAGGTCCTTTCGGACAAGGGCAAACGTGCGCTTTATGACGAATTTGGAGAGCAAAGTTTGCAGCAGGGGTTCGACCCGGAGCGTGCGAGGTTCGTTCGTCAATACGGCGGAGGTCGGGGGCCTCGACCTGCGGGGCCGGGCGGGCCTGGGTTCAATGTGCAGGAAATTTTGGTGGGGGTGCCGACATGGGGGACTTGTTCGGCAACATTGGAGATTTGTTTGGACGTCGAGGTGGACCTGCGCGCGCGAGAAAAGGGCAGGACGTCGAGGCCGAGGTCACGATTGATTTCGTCTCCGCGATCAAAGGAACGATGATCGACATTCGTCCCGAGGGGGGTGAGGCGAAGACGATTCGGATTCCTGCGGGTGCGAGTGAAGGCAGTCGTATTCGCGTTGCGGGTCAAGGTGGACCGGGCATGGGCAATGCTCCACCTGGTGACGTGATCATTACGATTCACGTGACGCCGCATCCGCTTTTTCAGCGCGATGGAGATGATTTGAAAGTGGAGGTGCCGATCAGCGTTCACGAAGCTTATGCGGGGGGCAAGATTCGTGTGCCGACGCCGGACGGGGAGGTGACGCTGAAGGTGCCGCAGCGCGCGCAAAGTGGGCAGCAAGTGCGTTTGAAGGGCAAAGGCGTGGCGCGCAAAGGCAAGGAGCCGGGGGATTTGTACGTGCGGTTTATGATTCGGATTCCAACGGGAGATGATCCGGCATTGGAAAAGGCGGCCGAAGCGTTGGACTTGCCGGGGGACGAGCTGCGGAAGGATTTGAGGTTTTAAGGTTTCGCTTCGGCAAACCTTCGCCACAGTGAAAACCGCGCTTCCTCGGCTGCCCGGGGCGCTTTTGCTCGGTGCCGGAAACGCGGCGCCTTTTGCGGCTGATCCAGAAACTTCAACAAATCCGGCAGCATTTCCGGCACCGCTTCGCGATGCGGATAATGCCCCACGTTCGGATAACGCCGCACGATGGCGCCTTCGATGTATTCGTGCACGAGCTCCGCGTGTTTTACTGGTAAAACCGGATCCTCGTCACCCCAATACACCGCAATCGGAGGCAAATCTTTCATCCGATGCGCGTAATCCATCATGTGCTCGCGCTGGCCCTTCATATCGAGCGCCCCGCGTAGCGTGCGCGCAAGCGTCCTCGCCGTTCCCGGTCGCGCATTCACCTCCGCCAAATGCCGCCGCTCGTCCGCATTGAAGTTGCCTCCAAGCACGCGCACGCCCGCATGCGTGCCCACGCCCATCAGCGCGGGCGCGGCCGCACCGAGCAGCCCCGTCGTGGCCGCCAGCCGCAAAGGCATCGCTACTTCGAGGCCCAAGCCGCCCGCTGCCACGAGCACCAATCGATGCACGCGACCCGGCTGCTCGAGCAACACGCGCATCGCAATGCCACCACCGAGCGAATGACCCATCAAGTCGAAGTCAGGCACGTCGAGCGACCGAATCCATTCCGCAATCAGCTCGCCATACCAATGCACGTCGTACGATCCATCGTAACGCGACGAATCCCCGTGTCCGGGCAGGTCGAGCGCATACACATGGCGATCACGCCCGAGCACCGGCGCAATGTGGTTCCACGTGCGGCATGTGTCAGCCAGGCCATGTAGCAATATGGCCGGGCGTTTGCCCGCATGCTCCCGGCCCCCTCGAGGAGACCAATGCTCCCAATGTACAACCCCCCCGCGAAACGAACAACGATGACTACGACGCGTGGTGTTCGACATGGCGGAAATCCCAGAATACGGGCAGTCCATGTGCATTGTCCACGACGAAATCGATTTTTTTCGGGATCCACCCCTACAATTCGGTTGAGTGCAAACGATTCTTTGCAGCGCGAATCGATATTCGCAGGCAGATCGTCAATGTGCTGGCACCACCATCAAACATCCCGGCCAAACTTTTCGCTGAACATCCGGGCCAGCTTCTTCGATTTGCGAGCCTTCACGATTTCGGCAACTCGATCCGAAACGCGCGCGTCGTGCCGGTGCAGCGCGAGCGCCTCAATGGCCTTCGCTGCTCGATTTTCGGGCGCCTTCTCCACGAGCTCGCGCAAATATGCCGTCGCTTCCTCCATGCGCAAAAGCGCCATGCTCAAAAGGATCGTCCCTTCGAGGTCGCCGGACGCTCTCTCGAGACCGCTTTTCAGCACCGGCAATGCCGCCGGCAACCGTGATTCACCCAAAGCGAGCGCGGCGGCATCC is from Polyangiaceae bacterium and encodes:
- a CDS encoding cysteine--tRNA ligase produces the protein MALRLYDTMTGKLVPLVPKRPGQVRVYCCGPTTYDISHVGHARAALAPDILVRHLRGQGIDVVYTRNITDVDDKILARAKENNEAPMALSARMAEAYREDIEALGCKPPDHTPRVSDHIAEIIQIIEVLIDKGAAYAVDMPGGVKDVYYAVRTFREYGKLSHRNLDDLVSGARVEVSEIKRDPLDFALWKGAAADAWGWESPWGRGRPGWHIECSAMAEKYLGFGFDVHCGGMDLVFPHHENEIAQSEAAHPGEGSFANIWIHNGFVNVDKEKMAKSLGNFVTIRDVYDRNDPEALRYFLLTVHYRGPIQFETEKLEDGRVVFPGVLEAERRMDYLYQTIGRLVTLAELSGGVDESGPAQTTRMPKEMAPLMELASTARSRVDAALDDDLNTPVALAVIGEVARAGNEVVDLAQKRRKDPEVAKSAPLVARMLARALWSCVEPLGIMQTPLEEYRARTRTRRLSLLGKTAEDIDARIEERNQARQAKDFARSDAVRKELEALGIEVADGPTGTTWRIGA
- a CDS encoding alpha/beta fold hydrolase, with product MSNTTRRSHRCSFRGGVVHWEHWSPRGGREHAGKRPAILLHGLADTCRTWNHIAPVLGRDRHVYALDLPGHGDSSRYDGSYDVHWYGELIAEWIRSLDVPDFDLMGHSLGGGIAMRVLLEQPGRVHRLVLVAAGGLGLEVAMPLRLAATTGLLGAAAPALMGVGTHAGVRVLGGNFNADERRHLAEVNARPGTARTLARTLRGALDMKGQREHMMDYAHRMKDLPPIAVYWGDEDPVLPVKHAELVHEYIEGAIVRRYPNVGHYPHREAVPEMLPDLLKFLDQPQKAPRFRHRAKAPRAAEEARFSLWRRFAEAKP
- a CDS encoding ABC transporter permease, which translates into the protein MTTSVAPEPERPSGERPRHLPLPPPPPPMWMQFIRRTGNFLVHMGQIGRMFYEAIIAMFRRPFEFESTVYQLEQLGVRSLGIAVATAVFTGMVMSVQFAFSLQQFGGMEYTGRVIGLSFSRELAPTLTAVIVGGRIGSGIAAEVGSMAVTEQIDAIRALGADPVKKLVVPRLLAGTILMPVLGALALVLGFSGAMFIADLQFGIPSGFFLRTALGSIRFRDFAMGIMKCPFFGAITAIVGCHFGLITRGGTEGVGQSTTRAVVAVTISILISDFVLTKLGIVIFG
- a CDS encoding rhomboid family intramembrane serine protease, translated to MLPIRDRLPTRRPPIVNWLLIAINIGAFVWMQALISVAGARGAEARAHELVSHWGLVPAFIMRDPVAALPSVLTSMFTHDPSGFAHIGGNMLYLWIFGDNVEDALGHFKYALFYLLCGAFAALAQIIVDPSSTIPMVGASGAISGVLAAYGSRYPRSPITVINPFLPLWFIFGFFLELPAWFLILQYFVVNLISGIASVGSQGGGVAFFAHLGGFVAGAILIRFLFQEPPRTYEHWSHFRTQRSQARRDAARRGRGDPWSW